The Apium graveolens cultivar Ventura chromosome 6, ASM990537v1, whole genome shotgun sequence genome contains a region encoding:
- the LOC141665962 gene encoding uncharacterized protein LOC141665962, protein MATGGRFTFADMQNPLFLHPYDGPTSISVAKLEGATNYRSWKRSFEIQLSSKRKFGFVDGTVQRSTDDEALAVQWDTCNNLVISWIHNNVSETIKKSILFISSASEIWAQLEKRFALTNGFRKYKISKDLYELKQNHLSVADYFTQLSSL, encoded by the coding sequence ATGGCAACTGGAGGGAGATTTACTTTTGCTGATATGCAAAATCCCCTTTTTCTTCATCCATATGATGGACCCACTTCAATCTCTGTTGCAAAACTTGAAGGGGCTACCAACTACAGATCTTGGAAAAGATCTTTTGAAATCCAACTTTCTTCCAAAAGGAAATTTGGGTTCGTTGATGGCACTGTCCAAAGGAGCACTGATGATGAAGCTTTGGCTGTGCAATGGGATACATGCAACAATCTGGTAATTTCTTGGATTCATAATAATGTCTCTGAAACTATCAAGAAATCTATATTGTTCATTAGTTCTGCTAGTGAAATATGGGCACAGCTCGAAAAACGCTTTGCTCTTACAAATGGGTTCAGGAAATACAAAATAAGTAAAGATTTGTATGAGTTgaaacaaaatcatttatctgtGGCTGATTATTTCACTCAACTCAGTAGCCTTTAG